CCTGTATGCGCAGGCGGATGCGCGGATGGGTGGCAAGCCGCGCCGCGTCGGCGGACACGGTCGCCGCCTCGGCCAGCCGGTCGGTGTGGGCCAGCGCCTGGGTCAGCCGGTAGACGATGGAGGCCCGCAGATGGGGCTCCACGTCGGACTCCGCCAGCGCCTCCTGGAGATGGCTGACCGTCGCCGTCGGTTCGATCAGGAAGGTCGAGCACGCGAGCTCGTGCAGGAGTGCGGCCCGGTCCTGCGGACGCGGTGGCTCCTGCAACGCTCGGGACAGGACGCGCCGGGCGGCCTCCGGAGCCCCGGCCCGAAGGTGCTCACGGGCGGCCTCGCGCAGGCATGCGACCACCTCCGGCCTGCCCTCGCAGGGAACCTCCAGCAGATGCCGGGCGGCGACGGTCGGACCGTACCCTGCCGCGCGGACGGCCTCCGCGGCCCTGTCGTGCATGCCGACCCGCAGGCCCGAGGGGATGGACCGGTAGATCGTCGTGGCGATCAGCGGGTGGACGAACTCGATGCCGCCCCCGGGTCCCTCGGCGTCGGAAAGGATTCGGGCGGCGCGCAACTTCTCGGTGACCTCCACGGCCTCCTCGCTACCGATCACCGCGAGAGTGGCGGCGAGCTCCCGTGACACCGGTGGACCCAGTACGGCCGCGGCATGGGCGAAACGGACGGTGGTGGTGCCGAGCGCGCGCAGGCTCTCGATCAGTCCAGGGCCCTTGACCGCTGCGGCCAGGTCCCGCATCGCGGGCAACTCGTCCTGTGCGCCCTTCAGGTTCCGTTCGCCGAGCCTGATGGCGAGTTCGACGGTCTCGAACGGGCTGCCGCCGGTCACCGACCAGCACTCGTCGCAGAACGCGTCCTCGACACCCTCTCCCAGTGCGTCCCGGACGATCTGGGCCACGCCGGCGGCGCTGAGCCGCGCCAGCGGGTACGGGCGGTTCTCGTGACGCTCGACGACCGTGCGGAAGGGGGCCGCCTCGGGCGGCAGTTCGTCGGGCCGGTAGGCCACGACGAGCAGAAGCGGAAGATCGGCGGCCCGCGGAGCGAACGAGGCGAGCCAGCCGAGTGACTCGAGATCGGCCCAGTGCAGGTCGTCCAGGAGCAGGACGAGGGGCGCCTTCATCGCCGCGAGACGCGTCATGACCCAGTCGAGGCCGTCGCGCACCCCGGTCGGGTCCGGCGCCTGGGCGGTGTCCGTCGCCTCCAGGCCGAGCGCGGCGGCGACGATGTCGTACCAACTGCCCAGGAAAGTACGGCGTTCCGTTTCGTCCATGGTGGCCAGCGTGGGCTGGACGAGCTGGCGCACCAGACGGAACGCCAGCTCCTGATCTTTCTCGCCGGCCCGGGCCGAGAGCACATGGAATCCGTGTGCCGCGGCGCGGGCGCGTGCCTTCGTGAGGAGTGCCGTCTTGCCCAGCCCGGCCGGACCGGTGAAGGCGAGCAGCTCGGTGGGGCGCGCTCGCTGCACGCCGCCGGCTGCGTCGCGGAGGTCCGACAAGGCGGAGTCGAGAGCCTGGAGTTCCCGTTGGCGCTCCAGCAACGGGCGGGGCTCGGAGTTCGGTTGCCACGACCCATGCGCCATGTGCCCTACCGCTTCCTGTCGTCGATCCGGAGGACAGCGCAGAGCGTACGCCGCGGGTGAGCGCCCAGTGGCCCTGTTCGGGCACGAGGATGACAGAGAAGGATGAATTCCGCGCCCAAGTGGTTCGATTGTCCGCTCTTCGGGTAGGGAGCCCCGAATAAGTGCTCTCGGCCCTCGACAAGTGCTCTCGGCCGTTGAGGAATACCGATCGTGGGTGGGCCGGGAGCCGTGCGCCCGCGGCGTGGCGCCGACGGGCGCACGATCTCTCACAGCAGAGCGGGAGCCAGCGCCGCGTCCGCATAGCGCGGCACGCTGCGGGACCAGTAGTAACACCCACGGATCCAGCCGACCATGCCGTCCACGTAGCCGATCCCGGCAGGGCTCAACTCCGGCTTGATCTCTTCGTAGAGCCGCTCGAACTCCCTGATCGTGCCGTTGATCTGCCGGATGGCCAGCATCACGGCCGCCGGAAGGGAGCACCCGTGGGCCCGCTGGTGGGCGAGGGCCAGATTGATCACGCCGCCCGTCCGCTGCTCCTTCACCGCGGAGAAGAGGTCGGGTATCCACACCGCCGCATCGGCCGACAGCCGGCTCAGACGTTGCACTACGGGGTGATGGAGCTCCTCGGGGGACAGCTCGCGCGGTTGCGCCGCTTCGGCCAGCGGGTAGAAGGGCTCGACGCCCGCGGTGAGCGAACGTATGGAGGTGCTCAGTGCCATGTGCGGGGGGAGGGGCTGCGCCTGGGCCACCGCCTCGTACAGCAGGCCGTGCACGTATTCGCGGCTCTTCCACGCCCAGCGCGCTGCTTGTGCGGGGGTGCACCGCTCTCGGACCTGCCGGTGGAGATCGGCCAGCGCCGCCCCGAGGAGCGTGCCGGGCCGGGCGTCGTCGCGCAGGATGCCGATGCTCTCGCTCAGCATGGGCAGGAGCCGGTCCGGTGACCGCCGACCCATCTCTTCCGCCCGGTCGTCGAAGACGAATTGATAGGCGATTTGGTTCGCCACGATCTGGAGGAGATCCAACTCCACCGTCGGGCTGATGCGGGACGCGAGTTCGGCGGGCCGGTGAAGGCGATCATCGCCTCCACCCCCAGTTCGTCGGTGAGCCCGCACGTGCGTAACCACGCGTCGACGCCGTCGGCCGCTTCGGATGCGTGGGCATTGCTCAGAAACGGGAAGGGCATATAGAGATGGGCGTCGATCAGTTCCGTGAGATTGGAGGCGGGAATTCCGCCTTGCGTGGCGAGACCGACTTCCTCATGCGTCGTCGACACCGTTGTCACCTTCCGTTCGGGAGTCGTGTACGAGACGGTGTGCCGAGAGGCTGTTGCGCTCGCGGTTCGCAGACCATCACCAACGACCTCGGCCCCAACGTTGCCGCGGGACGCACGTGTTCGACGTGTCCGGGCACGTGGCGCAGCCGCCAATTCCGTGCGACGTACGCGAGGGTCATGGTGGCTTCCGCCATGGCGAAAGAGTCGCCGATGCATTTACGGCTGCCCGCTGCGAACGGAATCATCGCTCCCTGCGGGACGCCGGCGGTCTGCCCCGGTTGCCAGCGGTCGGGGAGGAAGCGGTCGGGCTCGGGGAACGAGGCCGGGTCGTGGTGCAGGAGGTACGGGCTGTACAGGACGGTGGCGCCCGGCGGGAGGCGGTGACCGGCCAGGTCCGTTTCCTTGGTGGTGACGCGGGTGAAGAGCCAGCCGGGCGGGCGGTGGCGAAGCGTCTCGGTGAGGACGAGCCGGGTGCGGACGAGGCGCGGCAGCTCGTCGGGACCGGGCAGCCGGCCTCCGGCGAGCACGGCGTCGACCTCGGCATGCAGCCGGCGCTCCTCCTCCGGATGCCGCGCCAGCAGGTCGAGGGCGGAGGTGAGGCACAGGGCGGTGGTCTCGGCTCCGGCGAACAGGAGCGTGATGAGCTGGTCGTGGACTTCCTGTTCGGTGATCGCCGCTCCGCCATGGTCCTGCCTGGCCGCCAGGAGAGTGCCCAGCACGTCGGTCCGGTCGCTGCACGCAGTGCCCTGTCGGCGCTCTGCGATGGCCGCGTCGACGATCGCGTGCAGGCGGTCGACAGCACGCCGGTAACGACGGTTCGCGGGCGTGGGGACGCGGAACAGGGCGTCGACCGGCACCACCGTCCGGACGAAGAGGCCGCGGACGATGGTGGCGAGGCAGCTGCGCAATTCGGCGCCCGTCGCGGCGTCGAGCGAGTCGGAGAAGAGCACACGGCTCATCACCCGCGTCGTCAGTGCCAGCATGGCCGCGCTGACGTCGACCTGCTCGCCGGCTCGCCACTCACGGCACACCGACTTCACCTCCCCACCCATCAGCGCCGAGTGGTCGGTGACACGGGCCGGGCGGAAGTCGGGTTGGAGCATCCTGCGCTGCCGCCGGTGCTCCTGGTGCCGGCAGGTGCCGACCCCGTCACCCAGAAACGATCGCAGCCTGTCGTAGAGCGGGCCCCCCTTGTCGAAGGTGCGCGAGTCCATGAGCACCTGGTGGACCAACTCCGGGTGACACACCATCCAGGCGCGTTGGGGACCCAGTCGTATCTCGACCAGGTCCCCATGAGTGGGCAAAGAATTCAGAAAAGCCAACGGGCGACGGTACAAGGCGATACCGTGGCCGATGAATGGGAATATGCCCGGCGCAGTACCCACCCTCCAGGCGTGTTCTCGTTCAGGCACAGCACGGCTCATGGAAACCTCCCCCTCAAAGCGCGACACGTGAAGTGGCTGAACGTGCCACGGACTTGACACTTGAGACAAGTCCTGCCCAGTTCAAGCGGCGCTCGGCTTCCGGAAACCTTTCTCCAATGGGGCGCACAGAAGCACGGAGTAGCAAAAGAAGCATTCGGTGAACGGTTGTTGTTGCATCATGCAACGACGGCGATTTTCACTCGTCACTCAAGTGTGGTCTCGCACCATGTGGTCTCGCACCATGTGGTCCCGCCCCATGGGGACGGGGCCACATCGACTCAGCGTTCGCGCACGCGCACGACCTTCAGAGCGGGCGAAGCCGCGATGTCCTTCTCGCAGAACCGCGAGGTCACCCACTTCTCACCCGAGAACAACCGGGCCTGGTCGCTGAAGCGGGGCGAGTGCGGGTTCGAGGACTGGGAGTGCGTCAGCAGCGTACGTGCGACCGGGCAGCGGCTGTCGTCCCAGCCCACCGCCTGGATGTGGCTGGAGCCGGTCGTCACCTCCCGATAGCCGCCGCGCGCCTGGTCCCACACCGGCTCGATCTTGTTCCACACGCCGAGCCCTTCCGTGCCGCCCGGACCGGGGATGCGCTGGCCCTTCCGTACGACGAACTGGTGCTCGCCGAGGCGGGAGTCGAGCGCGATGCCCGCCGCCCGGAGTTCGGCGACCGTCTCCGCGAGGGCCACGGCGAAGCCGGCGGCGGCGGTGTTGAGGGTGTTGAGGGTGTTCGGTGTGCGCACCGGGTCCGCCGCCGAGAAGGGCACCTTCCAGCGCTGGGCGGCCGGCATCTTCGCCGTCAGCTTCCGCCAGAACCGGTCGAAGAGCAGGGCGCCCCGGCTGCCGGTGTCCATGGTGCGATCCCAGGTCGCGAGCACCGAACAGGCCTCGGTGACGTCAACGGCCTTGCCGTCGCTGCCTGTTGCCGTGCCGCCAGGCAGCGCGGCACACGCCGTCGCCGTGTCGGCCGCGGCCAGGTCTGCCGCCGGCTGCCGGTCGTGCCGGTCCGGCCGCTCGGCCGCGGTCGCGGGCAGTCCGGCCGTGGCGGCGAGCTGGGCGACGGCCGCGACGACGCGGCGTCTGGGGCGGGTGCGCATCGTGCCTCCCAACGTCATCGAGGGAAGGAACCGTTGAGCATACCAACGGGTATGTGCCCCCGGTGAGGTGACCTGCCGTCCTGCTTGACCTGTCTGTGCGGCACACCGAGGATCATGTGTCATGACGCCAGGACACGGCAGCACGGTTGACGGAGTACTGAGCCGCAGCGCCCGACGCACCCCTGCGCGCGTCGCGGTCGACCACCGCGGCCGCACCTGGACGTACGAGGAACTCGACGAGGCCGTGTCGCGCGCGGCGAGCGTCCTGCTCGGCCAGGGACTCACCCCCGGCGACCGGGTCGGTGCCTACGGCCACAACTCGGACGCCTATCTGATCGCCTTCCTCGCCTGCGCCCGCGCGGGCCTCGTCCACGTCCCGGTCAACCACAACCTCACCGGCGACGACCTCGCGTACATCGTCGGCCAGTCCGGCAGCTCCCTGGTCCTCACGGACCCGGACCTGGCGGATCGACTCCCGGACGGCGTCCCTACGCTGCCCCTGCGCGGCGCCGACGACTCACTGCTGGCGCGGCAGGCCACGGCAGCCGTCTACGACGGCCCCGAGCCGCGCAGCGAGGACCTGGTGCAACTGCTCTACACCTCGGGCACGACCGCCTTGCCGAAGGGCGCGATGATGACCCACCGCGCCCTGGTCCACGAGTACCTGAGCGCGATCGCCGCCCTCGACCTGAGTGCCGGTGACCGCCCCGTCCACTCGCTGCCGCTGTACCACTCGGCGCAGATGCACGTGTTCCTCCTGCCGTACCTGGCGGTCGGCGCCACGAACATCATCCTGGACGGGCCCGACGGCGATCAGCTCTTCGATCTGATCGAAGCGGGCCGCGCGGACAGCCTGTTCGCCCCGCCCACCGTGTGGATCGCCCTGGCGGGCCGCCCCGACTTCGCGACCCGCGATCTGGACGGCCTGCGCAAGGCGTACTACGGCGCCTCGATCATGCCGGTCCCGGTACTGGAGCGGCTGCGTGAGCGATGGCCCAAGCTCGCCTTCTACAACTGCTTCGGGCAGAGCGAGATCGGCCCCCTGGCCACGGTGCTGGCCCCCGACGAACACAAGGGCCGCATGGACTCCTGCGGCCGTACCGTCCTCTTCGTCGACGCCCGTGTGGTCGACGAGAACGGCGAGGACGTGCCCGACGGCACGCCCGGCGAGATCGTCTACCGCTCCCCGCAGCTGTGCGAGGGCTACTGGGACAAGCCCGAGGAGACCGCCGAGGCCTTCCGGGACGGCTGGTTCCACTCCGGCGACCTCGCGGTGCGCGACGCACACGGCTACTTCACCATCGTCGACCGGGTGAAGGACGTCATCAACTCCGGTGGCGTACTGGTCGCTTCACGCCAGGTCGAGGATGCGCTGTACACGCACGAGGGCGTCGCCGAGGTCGCCGTCATCGGCCTGCCCGACGAGCGGTGGATCGAGGCGGTCACAGCGGTCGTCGTCCCACGCGGCGAGGTGACCGAGGCCGAACTGATCGAGCACGCGCGCGAGAAGCTCGCCCACTTCAAGGCGCCGAAGCGGGTGGTGTTCGTGGACGGGCTGCCACGCAACGCGAGCGGGAAGATCCTCAAGCGGGAGCTGCGGGACCGGTTTGCCGAGGGATAGCGGGGTCGCAGGTCCTGCCCAGCGCGGACGCAGGACCTGACCAGCGCGGACGCAGGACCTGACCAGCGCGGACGCAGGTCCTACCTAGCGGGGACGCAGGTCCTCGATCCGCCGGATCTTGCCCACGGACCTCTCCAGCGACTCCGGTTCGACGATCTCCACCGCGACCGACACCCCGATGACGTCCTTCACGGCCGCCGCGATGGCCTGCGCGGCGGCGTCCCGCGTCTCGGGCGACGCGTCGCGGCGGGCCTCCGCCCGCACCGTGAGGGTGTCGAGACGGCCCTCCCGGGTGAGACGCAACTGGAAGTGCGGTGCCACGCCCGGCGTCCGGAGCACGATCTCCTCGATCTGCGTGGGGAAGAGGTTGACCCCGCGCAGGATGACCATGTCGTCACTGCGCCCGGTGATCTTCTCCATCCGCCGGAACACCCGAGCGGTCCCCGGCAACAGCCGCGTCAGGTCCCGCGTGCGGTACCGGACGACGGGCATCGCCTCCTTGGTGAGCGAGGTGAAGACCAGCTCGCCCTCCTGACCGTCGGGCAGCACTTCGCCGGTGAACGGGTCGACGATCTCCGGGAAGAAGTGGTCTTCCCACACATGCAGGCCGTCCTTGGACTCCACACACTCCTGCGCGACCCCGGGCCCGATCACTTCGGACAGCCCATATATGTCGACGGCGTCGATCGCGAACCGCTCCTCGATCTCCTGACGCATCTGCTCGGTCCAGGGCTCGGCACCGAAGATGCCGACACGCAGGGAGGTACCGCGCGGATCGACGCCCTGCCGCTCGAACTCGTCGAGGAGGGTGAGCATGTACGAGGGCGTCACCATGATGATCTCGGGCCTCAGGTCCTGGATCAGCTGGACCTGGCGGGCCGTCATACCGCCGGACGCCGGGATGACCGTACAGCCGAGCCGCTCGGCACCATAGTGTGCGCCGAGCCCACCGGTGAACAGCCCATAGCCGTACGCCACATGGACCTTGTCTCCGGGCCGTCCGCCCGCCGCCCGGATGGAGCGGGCCACCATGTCGGACCACAGGGAAAGGTCGGCGTCGGTGTAGCCGACGACCGTGGGACGTCCGGTGGTGCCACTGGAGGCATGGATGCGGCGAATACGGTCCTGGGGCACGGCGAACATCCCGTACGGGTAGTTCTCGCGCAGGTCGGCCTTGGTGGTGAACGGGAAGCGGGACAGATCGGCGAGCGAGCGGCAGTCGCCGGGCCGTACGCCTGCCTTGTCGAAGGACTCCCGGTAGAACGGCACGTTGTCGTACGCGTGCCGAAGCGACGCCCGCAACCGCTCCAGCTGCAATGCCCGCAACGCCTCCGGGTCGAGCCGTTCCCCAGCGTCCAGCAGCTCCGTCGCATCCGCCATGGGGAGTTCTCCCTCGCCAACCGCGTCAATCCGGACGACCGATCATTCGGTCCGGGTGTTCGGGATCAGCAATCCAGGCGGCGAATGATCAGGCAAGGGGGCGGGCCGTACTTTCCGGCAACTCCGTTGCGGTGAAAGCGCCTCGACGACCAAGATCGGCACCATGCCGTTCTTCACCGCGACCGACGGGACCGAGATCGCCTACCACCTGCGGGGCGAGAGCGAACCGCTCGTCGTCCTCCCCGGCGGACCGATGCGGGCCTCCGCCTACCTGGGTGACCTGGGCGGACTCGCCGCGCACCGACAGCTCGTGCTGCTCGACCTCAGGGGCACCGGGAACTCGGCCGTACCGGCGGACCCGGCGACGTACCGCTGCGACCACCTGGTGGACGACGTAGAGGTGTTGCGCGCCCACATGGGGCTGGCCCACATGGATGTGCTCGGGCACTCGGCGGGCGGCAGCCTCGCCATGCTGTACGCCGCCCGGTACCCGGAGCGGGTGTCGCGGCTGGCCCTGGTGACCGCGAATCCGTGGGCGCTGGGGATGCCGGCCACCGCCGAGGACCGGCTGGCCGCCGCTCGGCTGAGGGAGGGCGAGCCGTGGTTCGCGGAGGCCTTCCCGGCGTACCAGGCCTCGCTGGCGGGAGCGGGCGAGTTCGACCCGGTGTTCGCGCCCTTCTTCTACGGGCGCTGGGACGGCGCGGCCAAGGAGCACGACGCACGCGGCGACGACGAGTTCAACGACGAGGCCGCCGGCATCTACGGCTCCGAGGGCGCCTACGACCCGCCCGCCACCCGCTCCGCGCTCTCCCGGCTCGCCGCCCCGGTCCTCGTCCTCGCGGGCGAACTCGACGTCGCCCCCGGCCCCGAGCTCGCCCACCGCACCGCCGACGTCTTCCCGAACGCCGAGGTCGCCGTGGAGCCCGGCGCCGGGCACCATCCGTGGCTGGACGACGCGGAGTGGTTCGTACGGCGCGTCGTGACCTTCCTGGACGGGGGAGCACCCGGCGGCCCGAATCTCGGCAATGGTTAGGGTTTGGCAAAGAACCGGACGCCTGAACGAACAGGGGACCACGTGAGCGCTCCACGCCTGAGCAGTACGCCATTGCCCGGCATCGGGGTCCGCTACGACCTCACCACGCGTGAGCAGCGCCGTCTGTCGGTGGTCGCCCACCGGGACGGATCACGGACGCTGAGCGCGTACCGCAAGGACGACCCGGACGCCTGCGCGCTGTCGGTACGGCTCACCTCCGGTGAGGCGGCCACGCTGATCGACGCGCTGATGCCGGCGCACCACAGCCCCAACCTGCTGTCCACCACCGAACTGGGCCTCGTCGCCGAGCGGATCGAGCTGTCCGCCACCTCGCACTGGAACGGGCGGCTGCTCGGCGAGACCCGGATGCGCACCGAGACCGGCGTGTCCATCGTGGCCGTGCTGCGCCGCGCCGAGGCCATCCCCTCGCCGACGCCCGACTTCCGGCTGGCCGGCGGCGACACCCTGATCGTGATCGGCACCCGCGAGGGTGTGGAGACGGCCGCCGCGATACTCGGACGGGAGTGAGCCGCGATGCACTCCTCCGCGGTCTTCCTCATCGAGTTCGGCGCGATCATCCTCGCCCTGGGTCTGCTGGGCCGGTTCGCCGGGCGTTTCCAGTTCTCGCCCATCCCCCTGTACCTGCTGGCCGGGCTCGCCTTCGGCAAGGGCGGGCTGCTTCCTCTGGGCGCCAGCGAGGACTTCGTCGCCATCGGCGCCGAGATCGGCGTGATCCTGCTGCTGCTCATGCTCGGCCTCGAGTACACGGCCAGCGATCTGCTCTCCAACCTCAAGACCCAGTACCCGGCCGGTCTCGTCGACGCCGCGCTCAACGCCCTGCCCGGTGCCGCGATGGCGCTGCTGCTCGGCTGGGGCCCGGTCGCCGCCGTCGTACTGGCCGGCGTCACCTGGATCTCCTCCTCCGGCGTCATCGCGAAGGTCCTCGGCGACCTTGGGCGGCTCGGCAATCGCGAGACGCCGGTCGTCCTGAGCATCCTGGTCCTGGAAGACCTCTCCATGGCCGTCTACCTGCCGATCGTCACCGCCCTGCTCGCCGGTGCCGGTCTCGCCGCGGGCAGCGCCACCCTTGCCATCGCGCTCGGCGTCGCGGGGCTCGTCCTCCTGCTCGCGGTGCGCTACGGCCGCCACATCTCCCGGTTCGTCTCCAGCGACGACCCCGAGAAGCTGCTGCTCGTCGTGCT
Above is a window of Streptomyces sp. DT2A-34 DNA encoding:
- a CDS encoding AAA family ATPase, with the protein product MAHGSWQPNSEPRPLLERQRELQALDSALSDLRDAAGGVQRARPTELLAFTGPAGLGKTALLTKARARAAAHGFHVLSARAGEKDQELAFRLVRQLVQPTLATMDETERRTFLGSWYDIVAAALGLEATDTAQAPDPTGVRDGLDWVMTRLAAMKAPLVLLLDDLHWADLESLGWLASFAPRAADLPLLLVVAYRPDELPPEAAPFRTVVERHENRPYPLARLSAAGVAQIVRDALGEGVEDAFCDECWSVTGGSPFETVELAIRLGERNLKGAQDELPAMRDLAAAVKGPGLIESLRALGTTTVRFAHAAAVLGPPVSRELAATLAVIGSEEAVEVTEKLRAARILSDAEGPGGGIEFVHPLIATTIYRSIPSGLRVGMHDRAAEAVRAAGYGPTVAARHLLEVPCEGRPEVVACLREAAREHLRAGAPEAARRVLSRALQEPPRPQDRAALLHELACSTFLIEPTATVSHLQEALAESDVEPHLRASIVYRLTQALAHTDRLAEAATVSADAARLATHPRIRLRIQADHFVWSAFRTDEPDSFARSRRLARLAERLAGRGLEERYILGLRAWDAMVRGEPRQTVFACAEEALRGGLSWTDENRGFEVPVSVALVFMYCDQPRRAEELFTEGMAECERMGWRGSHLAQGQTLFGYIRYRRGCLPEAEELVRSGLRTADRVAGAVPAQWFAVGILIQILLARGRITDARRLADSYRYGEVVPNAVIYPDPRTVYAELLLAEGRHAEAESLLSAVGDWLDARGVRNPSWCPWQLHLAAALASTAPEAAVGHAQDAVKRARDFGAASTIGQALHTLAEVTGGPAAVDLYAEAVDHLEQSPASYELARALIGHGAALSLDGRVQEAADRLYRGLEGAVHCGAEALAARAREELSAAGLRPLPLRYTQADTLTAQERRTAELAVQGQPVAVIAKELRLTEQGVRQLLSSVYRKVGTDATGLAKALETFPRPRS
- a CDS encoding sesquiterpene cyclase translates to MELDLLQIVANQIAYQFVFDDRAEEMGRRSPDRLLPMLSESIGILRDDARPGTLLGAALADLHRQVRERCTPAQAARWAWKSREYVHGLLYEAVAQAQPLPPHMALSTSIRSLTAGVEPFYPLAEAAQPRELSPEELHHPVVQRLSRLSADAAVWIPDLFSAVKEQRTGGVINLALAHQRAHGCSLPAAVMLAIRQINGTIREFERLYEEIKPELSPAGIGYVDGMVGWIRGCYYWSRSVPRYADAALAPALL
- a CDS encoding cytochrome P450, translated to MSRAVPEREHAWRVGTAPGIFPFIGHGIALYRRPLAFLNSLPTHGDLVEIRLGPQRAWMVCHPELVHQVLMDSRTFDKGGPLYDRLRSFLGDGVGTCRHQEHRRQRRMLQPDFRPARVTDHSALMGGEVKSVCREWRAGEQVDVSAAMLALTTRVMSRVLFSDSLDAATGAELRSCLATIVRGLFVRTVVPVDALFRVPTPANRRYRRAVDRLHAIVDAAIAERRQGTACSDRTDVLGTLLAARQDHGGAAITEQEVHDQLITLLFAGAETTALCLTSALDLLARHPEEERRLHAEVDAVLAGGRLPGPDELPRLVRTRLVLTETLRHRPPGWLFTRVTTKETDLAGHRLPPGATVLYSPYLLHHDPASFPEPDRFLPDRWQPGQTAGVPQGAMIPFAAGSRKCIGDSFAMAEATMTLAYVARNWRLRHVPGHVEHVRPAATLGPRSLVMVCEPRAQQPLGTPSRTRLPNGR
- a CDS encoding acyl-CoA synthetase gives rise to the protein MTPGHGSTVDGVLSRSARRTPARVAVDHRGRTWTYEELDEAVSRAASVLLGQGLTPGDRVGAYGHNSDAYLIAFLACARAGLVHVPVNHNLTGDDLAYIVGQSGSSLVLTDPDLADRLPDGVPTLPLRGADDSLLARQATAAVYDGPEPRSEDLVQLLYTSGTTALPKGAMMTHRALVHEYLSAIAALDLSAGDRPVHSLPLYHSAQMHVFLLPYLAVGATNIILDGPDGDQLFDLIEAGRADSLFAPPTVWIALAGRPDFATRDLDGLRKAYYGASIMPVPVLERLRERWPKLAFYNCFGQSEIGPLATVLAPDEHKGRMDSCGRTVLFVDARVVDENGEDVPDGTPGEIVYRSPQLCEGYWDKPEETAEAFRDGWFHSGDLAVRDAHGYFTIVDRVKDVINSGGVLVASRQVEDALYTHEGVAEVAVIGLPDERWIEAVTAVVVPRGEVTEAELIEHAREKLAHFKAPKRVVFVDGLPRNASGKILKRELRDRFAEG
- the paaK gene encoding phenylacetate--CoA ligase PaaK, translating into MADATELLDAGERLDPEALRALQLERLRASLRHAYDNVPFYRESFDKAGVRPGDCRSLADLSRFPFTTKADLRENYPYGMFAVPQDRIRRIHASSGTTGRPTVVGYTDADLSLWSDMVARSIRAAGGRPGDKVHVAYGYGLFTGGLGAHYGAERLGCTVIPASGGMTARQVQLIQDLRPEIIMVTPSYMLTLLDEFERQGVDPRGTSLRVGIFGAEPWTEQMRQEIEERFAIDAVDIYGLSEVIGPGVAQECVESKDGLHVWEDHFFPEIVDPFTGEVLPDGQEGELVFTSLTKEAMPVVRYRTRDLTRLLPGTARVFRRMEKITGRSDDMVILRGVNLFPTQIEEIVLRTPGVAPHFQLRLTREGRLDTLTVRAEARRDASPETRDAAAQAIAAAVKDVIGVSVAVEIVEPESLERSVGKIRRIEDLRPR
- a CDS encoding alpha/beta fold hydrolase encodes the protein MPFFTATDGTEIAYHLRGESEPLVVLPGGPMRASAYLGDLGGLAAHRQLVLLDLRGTGNSAVPADPATYRCDHLVDDVEVLRAHMGLAHMDVLGHSAGGSLAMLYAARYPERVSRLALVTANPWALGMPATAEDRLAAARLREGEPWFAEAFPAYQASLAGAGEFDPVFAPFFYGRWDGAAKEHDARGDDEFNDEAAGIYGSEGAYDPPATRSALSRLAAPVLVLAGELDVAPGPELAHRTADVFPNAEVAVEPGAGHHPWLDDAEWFVRRVVTFLDGGAPGGPNLGNG
- a CDS encoding cation:proton antiporter regulatory subunit → MSAPRLSSTPLPGIGVRYDLTTREQRRLSVVAHRDGSRTLSAYRKDDPDACALSVRLTSGEAATLIDALMPAHHSPNLLSTTELGLVAERIELSATSHWNGRLLGETRMRTETGVSIVAVLRRAEAIPSPTPDFRLAGGDTLIVIGTREGVETAAAILGRE
- a CDS encoding cation:proton antiporter, which gives rise to MHSSAVFLIEFGAIILALGLLGRFAGRFQFSPIPLYLLAGLAFGKGGLLPLGASEDFVAIGAEIGVILLLLMLGLEYTASDLLSNLKTQYPAGLVDAALNALPGAAMALLLGWGPVAAVVLAGVTWISSSGVIAKVLGDLGRLGNRETPVVLSILVLEDLSMAVYLPIVTALLAGAGLAAGSATLAIALGVAGLVLLLAVRYGRHISRFVSSDDPEKLLLVVLGLTLVVAGLAQQLQVSAAVGAFLVGIALSGEVAEGAHNLLAPLRDLFAAVFFVFFGLHTDPASIPPVLAPALTLAVVTALTKIATGYWAARRAGISAKGRWRAGGTLVARGEFSIVIAGLAVTAGIEPSLGPLATAYVLILVILGPLTARYTEPLATRLTERLGRRAPRGAAATDGEAGGEADPSADAPHDVVEGQGVVGRP